A region from the Leguminivora glycinivorella isolate SPB_JAAS2020 chromosome 3, LegGlyc_1.1, whole genome shotgun sequence genome encodes:
- the LOC125224983 gene encoding probable cysteine protease RD19D — MTVFAINHFSDLKPEELELYNGVVPVRNVSEAFANTASTVSSYSSLPEFDWRKMGVVSHVKDQGKCGSGYIFSAIGAMEARYNMKYRQCLAFSEGQALDCCEHAGCYGGDPWRIINGYWFLPGVMLEKDYQYHPERQTCQISKKVVTHVIPQVYSLLPVFNENYLRSFLISFGPLAICLNSADFKHYSGGILEPDLCTGKPLDHCVLLVGYGEENGKEFWILKNSYGVLWGENGYVRIRRGVKACGIGGKYYTATTAFMQ; from the exons ATGACCGTGTTTGCGATAAATCATTTCTCTGATTTAAAACCTGAGGAGCTGGAGTTATATAACGGAGTCGTGCCTGTGAGGAATGTATCAGAAGCTTTTGCTAATACCGCAAGCACTGTGTCTAGTTACTCCAGTTTACCTGAATTTGATTGGAGGAAAATGGGGGTCGTCTCACACGTCAAGGATCAGGGGAAATGTGGCAGCGGGTATATCTTTAGTGCTATAG GTGCTATGGAAGCCAGGTACAACATGAAGTATAGACAGTGCTTGGCGTTCTCTGAGGGCCAGGCCCTTGATTGTTGCGAACACGCCGGATGTTATGGCGGCGACCCGTGGCGTATCATAAa tggATACTGGTTCCTCCCAGGAGTTATGCTGGAAAAAGACTACCAATATCATCCAGAAAGGCAGACTTGTCAAATTAGCAAAAAGGTAGTTACCCACGTGATACCTCAAGTTTACTCACTACTCCCCGTATTCAATGAAAACTATTTGCGTTCTTTTCTAATAAGCTTTGGACCTTTGGCTATCT GCTTAAATTCTGCGGATTTTAAACACTATTCTGGAGGAATTCTGGAACCTGACTTGTGCACCGGTAAACCTTTAGATCACTGCGTTCTCTTAGTAGGGTATGGGGAAG AAAATGGTAAAGAGTTCTGGATACTGAAGAACTCTTATGGAGTACTGTGGGGCGAGAATGGATACGTCCGCATACGCCGAGGGGTCAAAGCGTGTGGTATAGGGGGAAAATACTATACCGCAACTACCGCTTTTATGCAGTAG
- the LOC125224599 gene encoding uncharacterized protein LOC125224599: MKNNKATGPDEIPSEVWKHLGEEEKRKTNKKNLHMVFIDLEKAFDHVPRDLIWEALRDQLVPESYISLIKDMYSDVKTQVMSPAECWATTKQHINKLHVTEMRMLRWSGGVTLLDKIRNDYIRGSFKVAPIAEKLKENRLRWYGHILRRPEDHMVKLALNMPTQKRGSGRPPTTWLTTVQKDMKDVNADAEIAKNRVLWRKRTRKADPT, encoded by the exons ATGAAGAACAACAAAGCAACAGGACCAGATGAAATCCCGTCAGAAGTCTGGAAACACTTAGGCGAAGAAG AAAAGAGAAAGACTAACAAGAAGAACTTACACATGGTCTTCATTGACTTAGAAAAAGCGTTCGACCATGTCCCACGTGACCTGATCTGGGAGGCCCTCAGAGATCAGCTGGTGCCGGAAAGTTATATCTCGCTCATAAAAGACATGTACAGCGATGTAAAGACGCAAGTTATGAGCCCAGCAG AATGCTGGGCAACAACCAAACAgcacataaataaattgcatgtcACTGAAATGCGCATGTTGCGTTGGTCAGGAGGAGTCACGTTGCTGGATAAAATCCGCAACGACTACATAAGAGGTAGTTTCAAGGTCGCACCTATAGCTGAGAAACTCAAAGAAAATCGTCTTCGGTGGTATGGGCATATTCTACGTCGCCCAGAAGATCATATGGTCAAGTTAGCCTTAAACATGCCGACACAAAAAAGAGGAAGCGGAAGACCACCTACCACTTGGCTGACGACAGTCCAAAAAGACATGAAAGATGTTAACGCAGACGCTGAAATAGCCAAAAATCGTGTATTATGGAGGAAAAGGACAAGAAAGGCCGACCCCACTTAA
- the LOC125224760 gene encoding probable cysteine protease RD19D, with protein MTVFAINHFSDLKPEELELYSGVVPVRNVSEAFANTASTVSSYSSLPEFDWRKMGVVSHVKDQGKCGSGYIFSAIGAMEARYNMKYRQCLAFSEGQALDCCKHAGCYGGEPWLIINGYWFLPGVMLEKDYQYHPERQTCQISKKVVTHVIPQVYSLLPVFNENYLRSFLISFGPLAICLNSADFKHYSGGILEPDLCTGKPLDHCVLLVGYGEENGKEFWILKNSYGVLWGENGYVRIRRGVKACGIGGKYYTATTADMQ; from the exons ATGACCGTGTTTGCGATAAATCATTTCTCTGATTTAAAACCTGAGGAGCTGGAGTTATATAGCGGAGTCGTGCCTGTGAGGAATGTATCAGAAGCTTTTGCTAATACCGCAAGCACTGTGTCTAGTTACTCCAGTTTACCTGAATTTGATTGGAGGAAAATGGGGGTCGTATCACACGTCAAGGATCAGGGGAAATGTGGCAGCGGGTATATCTTTAGTGCTATAG GTGCTATGGAAGCCAGGTACAACATGAAGTATAGACAGTGCTTGGCGTTCTCTGAGGGCCAGGCCCTTGATTGTTGCAAACACGCCGGATGTTATGGCGGCGAACCGTGGCTTATCATAAa tggATACTGGTTCCTCCCAGGAGTTATGCTGGAAAAAGACTACCAATATCATCCAGAAAGGCAGACTTGTCAAATTAGCAAAAAGGTAGTTACCCACGTGATACCTCAAGTTTACTCACTACTCCCCGTATTCAATGAAAACTATTTGCGTTCTTTTCTAATAAGCTTTGGACCTTTGGCTATCT GCTTAAATTCTGCGGATTTTAAACACTATTCTGGAGGAATTCTGGAACCTGACTTGTGCACCGGTAAACCTTTAGATCACTGCGTTCTCTTAGTAGGGTATGGGGAAG AAAACGGTAAAGAGTTCTGGATACTGAAGAACTCTTATGGAGTACTGTGGGGCGAGAATGGATACGTCCGCATACGCCGAGGGGTCAAAGCGTGTGGTATAGGGGGAAAATACTATACCGCAACTACCGCTGATATGCAGTAG